One region of Pogona vitticeps strain Pit_001003342236 chromosome 1, PviZW2.1, whole genome shotgun sequence genomic DNA includes:
- the LOC140704624 gene encoding uncharacterized protein LOC140704624 isoform X2: MAGNSKENSPASDASLEKYFRYEDDEYFAQNDPIVPSTSYNIPRTDRFQFRGYTFKRVNVDQSLNMTIPPKRYKEAERPVPGKSANIPALKGGKAASGGRGKTPAIPQMTTDLKIHERPAGIKSANPQVLKGPKPVADGNGGQNPAAPQIAMDPKYGERSDGSRQRSPQAKSTNGDGSKKLANPQAVEGRKKEGMVEIDGKALAVYTSKVECWFKNFMMIFNVVNAARASLNQIMDDVPDINAICDAIKKMDHFSCAMSFKIQTGLGYPDVKQTNRKYTMRRAHPGRQSRGRKRRKPSTAKLYWHNRVVKLLQGAKKLLARRKRLSLPSSCTQSQEQSPNATLQTPENSGAIGVNSRESLEYPPGCSLPSSWALSQEQSPDAALQTPEHEAETPPVYAEVTNRWEWENERYSTLHIAQEFRFVNLEHVTSYAQAVSALHLAVQEVLDHVNESLETGDCVQLRFEGGNMQRPLFSVKKVKGALDADEFLSNLANLLQSNMELCLDGVLRLVVTIVRPPRGGSRPRALRSIPYSAIINKKRKHLIDFTDVNSKLCFGASLVRVMSKEVPTDAELAHGALQLYQAVHWPVDKEVSLSDIPLFEDHLQVNIQIAHYGDKGWGLFKPQGHKYTQTYTLLLHDNHFYGVLNIKGLFGARNYCQYCHKLYSHIHDCIFFCRLCLRKDCASNVNIMKKCKCCKMKCRSRECLELHTKLAAENKVPCTYRKFCEDCGRFQNAEHFTKDCIGRVCNICWAPRGEEVNHFCFMRPLKEPKISTHYIFYDIESRQDTGLHIPNYCYARAFWGETVRHFKKDAAVKSSMPDWIKEILEQDAEEEGVEDSEQYDEDDGSCSETGSGKTKKKAEEKKTWPYGKSWEFRGESCIEAFIRTFTEGRVFEGTTFIAHNSKGYDGYFILNQLVKEKLEVELITQGGKLITIAVPALDIKFLDSLCHLPMGLSKLPKCLGLRQESKGYFPHYFNTPENEQYEGPLPPPEAYGVQHMMPSEQKAFLKWHEENKTKTFNLQRELAAYCQQDVNILVQACTKYRHEIMTLTKKRVKGYDGEYEWFAIDPLQYPTLAGVCLSMYKFKFLEKNKIAIPHPDNYHRQCKRYSSASIQWLSYIAHKEKTRVQHALNGGEICIDSLYVDGYMVLNGRGICLEFLGCFFHGCALCYHSEDWNPLLGKTYGALFNATQERTAVLRSKGFEVRSIWEHEWKEMVRNDNDVKNYLASADFPDPLAPRDALFGGRTNAIRLYYRAKPGEQILYYDFTSLYPYVNKTKEYPLGHPKIIYENFEPVTAYFGIVKAKISPPRGLFFPVLPARIGGKLMFVLCAACAESSQRTPCEHTDEERALTGTWCTIELNVAINKGYKVVKIFEVWHFENRSDELFSDYMKLHLRHKQEASGYPSWCVSEADKNKYIADYEQKEGITLRKDKIAVNPAKRQIAKLFLNSLWGKFGQRTNLPNTQVVRDPDEYFNLLFSESYKVSMFEFLADDAICVSWKHATDRLTTKGRKNEFIACFTTAYARLELYNLLDKLQDRVLYHDTDSVIFVQREGEWKPSLGDYLGDLTSEVPEGMHITEFVSGGPKTYGYKICDGSACMKVKGITLNVTNSEKINFDSLKDLVFTYASDNRDGSLREIVVEQPGIVRDKRQWLIHTKLLRKTQKVVYDKRVIVEDFKTLPYGY; encoded by the exons ATGG CCGGGAATTCCAAGGAAAATAGCCCAGCATCCGATGCCTCCCTGG agaaatattttcgctatgaggatgatgaatattttgcacaaaatgatcctATTGTACCATCAACCAGCTATAATATTCCAAGGACGGACAGGTTCCAGTTTCGTGgttatacttttaaaagagtaaatgtTGATCAGA GCCTCAATATGACGATCCCCCCCAAAAGATACAAGGAAGCTGAAAGACCGGTTCCTGGTAAATCAGCCAACATCCCAGCCTTGAAGGGGGGCAAAGCTGCCAGCGGGGGTAGGGGCAAAACCCCAGCGATCCCTCAGATGACGACAGATCTCAAGATACATGAAAGACCGGCCGGTATCAAATCCGCAAACCCACAGGTCTTGAAGGGACCCAAGCCGGTTGCTGACGGGAATGGTGGCCAAAATCCAGCGGCCCCTCAGATTGCAATGGATCCAAAGTATGGCGAAAGATCAGACGGCAGCAGACAGCGGAGTCCCCAGGCCAAGTCAACTAATGGAGATGGTAGCAAAAAGCTTGCAAATCCTCAAGCTGTGGAGGGTAGGAAAAAAGAGGGCATGGTTGAAATTGATGGAAAGGCTTTAGCTGTATACACCTCTAAAGTTGAATGTTGGTTTAAAAATTTTATGATGATTTTCAATGTGGTTAATGCGGCCAGAGCAAGTCTAAACCAAATTATGGACGATGTCCCTGATATAAATGCCATTTGTGATGCTATTAAAAAAATGGATCATTTTTCTTGTGCAATGTCCTTTAAAATTCAAACAGGCCTAGGCTATCCTGATGTTAAACAGacaaacaggaagtatacaatgAGAAGGGCTCACCCTGGCCGTCAGTctagggggagaaaaagaaggaaaccaagCACAGCTAAACTGTACTGGCACAATAGAGTTGTTAAATTGTTACAAGGGGCCAAGAAACTGCTTGCACGTAGGAAAAGGTTATCTTTGCCTTCTAGCTGCACACAGTCTCAAGAACAATCTCCAAACGCTACCCTGCAGACACCAGAGAACTCTGGGGCGATTGGGGTTAACAGCCGAGAGTCGCTGGAATACCCACCAGGGTGCTCTTTACCTTCTAGCTGGGCCCTGTCTCAGGAGCAATCTCCAGACGCTGCCCTGCAGACACCTGAACATGAGGCAGAGACCCCTCCGGTGTATGCCGAAGTCACAAATAGGTGGGAGTGGGAAAATGAAAGATATAGCACCCTACACATAGCGCAAGAATTCCGGTTCGTAAATCTAGAACATGTGACCAGCTATGCACAAGCCGTTTCAGCATTACATTTAGCTGTTCAAGAGGTACTGGATCATGTTAATGAAAGCTTGGAGACGGGGGATTGTGTGCAGCTGAGATTTGAGGGTGGGAACATGCAGAGGCctctcttttcagtgaaaaaggtCAAGGGTGCTCTAGACGCTGACGAGTTTCTCTCCAACTTAGCAAATCTTTTGCAGAGTAATATGGAACTTTGTTTAGACGGTGTTTTACGATTAGTTGTAACCATTGTGAGACCTCCTAGGGGGGGCAGCCGCCCAAGAGCCTTACGCTCTATCCCCTATAGTGcaattataaataagaaaaggaaacatctaaTCGATTTCACTGATGTAAACAGTAAACTATGCTTTGGAGCAAGCTTAGTTCGTGTAATGTCTAAAGAGGTCCCAACAGATGCAGAGTTGGCACATGGAGCTCTGCAATTGTATCAGGCAGTCCACTGGCCTGTAGACAAAGAGGTTTCTTTGTCTGACATCCCTCTTTTTGAGGACCACTTACAGGTCAATATCCAGATTGCACACTATGGCGACAAAGGCTGGGGCTTGTTTAAAccacaaggacacaagtatacacaAACGTATACGTTGCTTCTCCATGATAATCACTTTTATGGAGTTCTTAATATAAAGGGACTCTTTGGGGCTCGTAATTACTGTCAATATTGCCACAAATTGTACTCTCATATTcatgactgtatatttttctgtagaCTCTGTCTAAGAAAAGATTGCGCTTCTAATGTGAACATCATGAAGAAGTGTAagtgttgcaaaatgaaatgcaggtcGAGAGAATGCTTAGAATTACACACCAAGCTGGCGGCAGAGAACAAGGTACCCTGTACTTATAGAAAGTTTTGTGAGGACTGCGGTcgttttcaaaatgcagagcatTTCACAAAGGACTGTATAGGCAGGGTATGTAATATCTGCTGGGCTCCTAGGGGAgaagaggtaaaccacttctgtttcatgCGCCCACTTAAAGAGCCAAAGATCTCAacccattatatattttatgatatagAATCAAGACAAGACACGGGGTTACACATCCCCAATTACTGTTATGCCCGAGCCTTTTGGGGTGAGACTGTgcggcattttaaaaaagatgctgcTGTGAAAAGCAGTATGCCCGATTGGATAAAGGAGATCCTTGAACAGGATGCTGAGGAAGAGGGGGTGGAGGATAGTGAACAATATGATGAGGACGACGGTTCATGTAGCGAGACTGGCTCTGGGAAAACTAAGAaaaaagctgaggagaaaaagacaTGGCCTTATGGGAAATCCTGGGAGTTTAGGGGCGAGTCATGCATCGAGGCTTTTATTCGGACTTTCACAGAAGGGAGGGTTTTTGAGGGCACAACGTTTATAGCCCATAATTCAAAAGGTTATGATGGATATTTCATTCTCAATCAGCTAGTCAAAGAAAAACTAGAGGTAGAACTTATTACTCAAGGTGGAAAACTTATAACAATAGCCGTGCCGGCTCTTGATATAAAATTCCTGGATTCTCTATGTCATTTACCAATGGGGTTATCAAAATTACCCAAATGCCTAGGCCTCAGGCAGGAGTCTAAGGGTTATTTCCCTCATTACTTCAACACCCCTGAAAATGAACAGTATGAGGGTCCCCTACCACCACCCGAAGCTTATGGAGTGCAACACATGATGCCTTCTGAGCAGAAGGCTTTCTTAAAGTGGCATGAGGAGAATAAGACAAAAACCTTCAACCTGCAGCGAGAATTGGCTGCCTACTGCCAgcaggatgttaacatcctggTACAGGCCTGCACAAAGTATCGCCATGAAATTATGACCCTGACAAAGAAGAGGGTGAAAGGGTACGACGGGGAATATGAATGGTTTGCCATAGACCCTCTTCAATACCCCACCCTAGCTGGCGTGTGTCTTAGCATGTACAAGTtcaaatttctggagaaaaataaaatagcaatcccACATCCAGACAACTATCACCGCCAGTGCAAACGCTATTCATCTGCATCGATACAGTGGCTGTCTTATATTGCCCATAAAGAAAAAACCAGGGTACAGCACGCCTTGAATGGTGGAGAAATTTGTATCGATTCTCTTTATGTAGATGGTTATATGGTTCTTAACGGCAGGGGCATATGTTTAGAGTTCCTGGGATGTTTTTTCCACGGCTGTGCCCTCTGTTACCATTCTGAGGATTGGAATCCTCTGTTAGGAAAAACCTATGGGGCTCTTTTCAATGCTACACAGGAAAGGACAGCCGTTTTGAGAAGCAAGGGTTTTGAAGTCAGATCAATTTGGGAGCATGAATGGAAAGAGATGGTGAGAAACGACAACGATGTCAAAAATTACCTTGCTTCAGCTGATTTTCCAGATCCCTTAGCACCTAGGGATGCTCTCTTTGGGGGTCGTACAAACGCGATCCGTTTGTACTACAGAGCTAAACCGGGAGAGCAAATTCTTTACTATGATTTTACCAGCCTTTACCCCTATGTCAACAAAACTAAAGAGTACCCTCTGGGGCACCCCAAAATCATATATGAGAATTTTGAGCCTGTGACTGCCTACTTTGGTATCGTAAAGGCAAAAATCTCACCACCTAGAGgcctcttttttccagttttgccAGCCAGGATTGGTGGAAAACTTATGTTTGTGCTGTGTGCCGCCTGTGCAGAAAGCAGCCAGAGAACCCCTTGTGAACATACCGATGAGGAGAGAGCTTTGACGGGGACCTGGTGTACTATAGAACTGAATGTAGCCATAAATAAGGGGTACAAGGTTGTGAAAATCTTTGAGGTAtggcattttgaaaacagatcGGATGAACTGTTTTCAGATTACATGAAGCTGCACCTTCGCCACAAACAGGAGGCATCAGGCTATCCCTCGTGGTGTGTCAGCGAggcagataaaaacaaatatattgctgATTATGAACAGAAAGAGGGTATAACCCTACGTAAAGATAAAATTGCTGTAAACCCCGCAAAAAGACAGATTGCCAAGCTGTTTCTAAACTCTCTGTGGGGTAAGTTTGGTCAGAGAACGAATCTGCCTAACACTCAGGTGGTCAGAGATCCGGATGAATATTTCAACCTCTTATTTTCAGAGTCTTACAAAGTGTCCATGTTTGAATTTTTGGCGGATGATGCTATCTGTGTGTCATGGAAACATGCGACTGACAGATTAACCACCAAGGGTAGGAAAAATGAATTCATAGCCTGCTTTACCACAGCTTATGCACGTCTTGAGCTTTACAACCTGCTTGACAAACTGCAGGATAGAGTTCTTTATCACGATACTGACTCTGTTATTTTTGTACAACGGGAGGGTGAATGGAAACCCTCCTTAGGGGACTACCTGGGGGACCTCACGAGTGAGGTTCCTGAAGGCATGCATATTACAGAATTTGTGTCCGGAGGACCAAAAACGTACGGGTATAAAATCTGTGACGGTAGTGCGTGCATGAAGGTCAAAGGGATCACACTGAATGTGACTaactctgaaaaaattaattttgacagTCTCAAGGATTTGGTTTTTACGTACGCTTCTGACAACCGAGATGGTTCGCTCCGTGAAATAGTGGTAGAGCAGCCAGGCATTGTCAGGGATAAGCGGCAGTGGTTGATTCATACAAAGCTTTTAAGGaaaactcaaaaggtggtttatgacaaaagagtGATTGTCGAAGACTTTAAAACCCTACCTTATGGCTACTGA
- the LOC140704624 gene encoding uncharacterized protein LOC140704624 isoform X1 — MSNVHQACPNMFLFSTAGNSKENSPASDASLEKYFRYEDDEYFAQNDPIVPSTSYNIPRTDRFQFRGYTFKRVNVDQSLNMTIPPKRYKEAERPVPGKSANIPALKGGKAASGGRGKTPAIPQMTTDLKIHERPAGIKSANPQVLKGPKPVADGNGGQNPAAPQIAMDPKYGERSDGSRQRSPQAKSTNGDGSKKLANPQAVEGRKKEGMVEIDGKALAVYTSKVECWFKNFMMIFNVVNAARASLNQIMDDVPDINAICDAIKKMDHFSCAMSFKIQTGLGYPDVKQTNRKYTMRRAHPGRQSRGRKRRKPSTAKLYWHNRVVKLLQGAKKLLARRKRLSLPSSCTQSQEQSPNATLQTPENSGAIGVNSRESLEYPPGCSLPSSWALSQEQSPDAALQTPEHEAETPPVYAEVTNRWEWENERYSTLHIAQEFRFVNLEHVTSYAQAVSALHLAVQEVLDHVNESLETGDCVQLRFEGGNMQRPLFSVKKVKGALDADEFLSNLANLLQSNMELCLDGVLRLVVTIVRPPRGGSRPRALRSIPYSAIINKKRKHLIDFTDVNSKLCFGASLVRVMSKEVPTDAELAHGALQLYQAVHWPVDKEVSLSDIPLFEDHLQVNIQIAHYGDKGWGLFKPQGHKYTQTYTLLLHDNHFYGVLNIKGLFGARNYCQYCHKLYSHIHDCIFFCRLCLRKDCASNVNIMKKCKCCKMKCRSRECLELHTKLAAENKVPCTYRKFCEDCGRFQNAEHFTKDCIGRVCNICWAPRGEEVNHFCFMRPLKEPKISTHYIFYDIESRQDTGLHIPNYCYARAFWGETVRHFKKDAAVKSSMPDWIKEILEQDAEEEGVEDSEQYDEDDGSCSETGSGKTKKKAEEKKTWPYGKSWEFRGESCIEAFIRTFTEGRVFEGTTFIAHNSKGYDGYFILNQLVKEKLEVELITQGGKLITIAVPALDIKFLDSLCHLPMGLSKLPKCLGLRQESKGYFPHYFNTPENEQYEGPLPPPEAYGVQHMMPSEQKAFLKWHEENKTKTFNLQRELAAYCQQDVNILVQACTKYRHEIMTLTKKRVKGYDGEYEWFAIDPLQYPTLAGVCLSMYKFKFLEKNKIAIPHPDNYHRQCKRYSSASIQWLSYIAHKEKTRVQHALNGGEICIDSLYVDGYMVLNGRGICLEFLGCFFHGCALCYHSEDWNPLLGKTYGALFNATQERTAVLRSKGFEVRSIWEHEWKEMVRNDNDVKNYLASADFPDPLAPRDALFGGRTNAIRLYYRAKPGEQILYYDFTSLYPYVNKTKEYPLGHPKIIYENFEPVTAYFGIVKAKISPPRGLFFPVLPARIGGKLMFVLCAACAESSQRTPCEHTDEERALTGTWCTIELNVAINKGYKVVKIFEVWHFENRSDELFSDYMKLHLRHKQEASGYPSWCVSEADKNKYIADYEQKEGITLRKDKIAVNPAKRQIAKLFLNSLWGKFGQRTNLPNTQVVRDPDEYFNLLFSESYKVSMFEFLADDAICVSWKHATDRLTTKGRKNEFIACFTTAYARLELYNLLDKLQDRVLYHDTDSVIFVQREGEWKPSLGDYLGDLTSEVPEGMHITEFVSGGPKTYGYKICDGSACMKVKGITLNVTNSEKINFDSLKDLVFTYASDNRDGSLREIVVEQPGIVRDKRQWLIHTKLLRKTQKVVYDKRVIVEDFKTLPYGY, encoded by the exons atgtCAAATGTTCATCAGGCATGCCCTAACATGTTTCTGTTCTCTACAGCCGGGAATTCCAAGGAAAATAGCCCAGCATCCGATGCCTCCCTGG agaaatattttcgctatgaggatgatgaatattttgcacaaaatgatcctATTGTACCATCAACCAGCTATAATATTCCAAGGACGGACAGGTTCCAGTTTCGTGgttatacttttaaaagagtaaatgtTGATCAGA GCCTCAATATGACGATCCCCCCCAAAAGATACAAGGAAGCTGAAAGACCGGTTCCTGGTAAATCAGCCAACATCCCAGCCTTGAAGGGGGGCAAAGCTGCCAGCGGGGGTAGGGGCAAAACCCCAGCGATCCCTCAGATGACGACAGATCTCAAGATACATGAAAGACCGGCCGGTATCAAATCCGCAAACCCACAGGTCTTGAAGGGACCCAAGCCGGTTGCTGACGGGAATGGTGGCCAAAATCCAGCGGCCCCTCAGATTGCAATGGATCCAAAGTATGGCGAAAGATCAGACGGCAGCAGACAGCGGAGTCCCCAGGCCAAGTCAACTAATGGAGATGGTAGCAAAAAGCTTGCAAATCCTCAAGCTGTGGAGGGTAGGAAAAAAGAGGGCATGGTTGAAATTGATGGAAAGGCTTTAGCTGTATACACCTCTAAAGTTGAATGTTGGTTTAAAAATTTTATGATGATTTTCAATGTGGTTAATGCGGCCAGAGCAAGTCTAAACCAAATTATGGACGATGTCCCTGATATAAATGCCATTTGTGATGCTATTAAAAAAATGGATCATTTTTCTTGTGCAATGTCCTTTAAAATTCAAACAGGCCTAGGCTATCCTGATGTTAAACAGacaaacaggaagtatacaatgAGAAGGGCTCACCCTGGCCGTCAGTctagggggagaaaaagaaggaaaccaagCACAGCTAAACTGTACTGGCACAATAGAGTTGTTAAATTGTTACAAGGGGCCAAGAAACTGCTTGCACGTAGGAAAAGGTTATCTTTGCCTTCTAGCTGCACACAGTCTCAAGAACAATCTCCAAACGCTACCCTGCAGACACCAGAGAACTCTGGGGCGATTGGGGTTAACAGCCGAGAGTCGCTGGAATACCCACCAGGGTGCTCTTTACCTTCTAGCTGGGCCCTGTCTCAGGAGCAATCTCCAGACGCTGCCCTGCAGACACCTGAACATGAGGCAGAGACCCCTCCGGTGTATGCCGAAGTCACAAATAGGTGGGAGTGGGAAAATGAAAGATATAGCACCCTACACATAGCGCAAGAATTCCGGTTCGTAAATCTAGAACATGTGACCAGCTATGCACAAGCCGTTTCAGCATTACATTTAGCTGTTCAAGAGGTACTGGATCATGTTAATGAAAGCTTGGAGACGGGGGATTGTGTGCAGCTGAGATTTGAGGGTGGGAACATGCAGAGGCctctcttttcagtgaaaaaggtCAAGGGTGCTCTAGACGCTGACGAGTTTCTCTCCAACTTAGCAAATCTTTTGCAGAGTAATATGGAACTTTGTTTAGACGGTGTTTTACGATTAGTTGTAACCATTGTGAGACCTCCTAGGGGGGGCAGCCGCCCAAGAGCCTTACGCTCTATCCCCTATAGTGcaattataaataagaaaaggaaacatctaaTCGATTTCACTGATGTAAACAGTAAACTATGCTTTGGAGCAAGCTTAGTTCGTGTAATGTCTAAAGAGGTCCCAACAGATGCAGAGTTGGCACATGGAGCTCTGCAATTGTATCAGGCAGTCCACTGGCCTGTAGACAAAGAGGTTTCTTTGTCTGACATCCCTCTTTTTGAGGACCACTTACAGGTCAATATCCAGATTGCACACTATGGCGACAAAGGCTGGGGCTTGTTTAAAccacaaggacacaagtatacacaAACGTATACGTTGCTTCTCCATGATAATCACTTTTATGGAGTTCTTAATATAAAGGGACTCTTTGGGGCTCGTAATTACTGTCAATATTGCCACAAATTGTACTCTCATATTcatgactgtatatttttctgtagaCTCTGTCTAAGAAAAGATTGCGCTTCTAATGTGAACATCATGAAGAAGTGTAagtgttgcaaaatgaaatgcaggtcGAGAGAATGCTTAGAATTACACACCAAGCTGGCGGCAGAGAACAAGGTACCCTGTACTTATAGAAAGTTTTGTGAGGACTGCGGTcgttttcaaaatgcagagcatTTCACAAAGGACTGTATAGGCAGGGTATGTAATATCTGCTGGGCTCCTAGGGGAgaagaggtaaaccacttctgtttcatgCGCCCACTTAAAGAGCCAAAGATCTCAacccattatatattttatgatatagAATCAAGACAAGACACGGGGTTACACATCCCCAATTACTGTTATGCCCGAGCCTTTTGGGGTGAGACTGTgcggcattttaaaaaagatgctgcTGTGAAAAGCAGTATGCCCGATTGGATAAAGGAGATCCTTGAACAGGATGCTGAGGAAGAGGGGGTGGAGGATAGTGAACAATATGATGAGGACGACGGTTCATGTAGCGAGACTGGCTCTGGGAAAACTAAGAaaaaagctgaggagaaaaagacaTGGCCTTATGGGAAATCCTGGGAGTTTAGGGGCGAGTCATGCATCGAGGCTTTTATTCGGACTTTCACAGAAGGGAGGGTTTTTGAGGGCACAACGTTTATAGCCCATAATTCAAAAGGTTATGATGGATATTTCATTCTCAATCAGCTAGTCAAAGAAAAACTAGAGGTAGAACTTATTACTCAAGGTGGAAAACTTATAACAATAGCCGTGCCGGCTCTTGATATAAAATTCCTGGATTCTCTATGTCATTTACCAATGGGGTTATCAAAATTACCCAAATGCCTAGGCCTCAGGCAGGAGTCTAAGGGTTATTTCCCTCATTACTTCAACACCCCTGAAAATGAACAGTATGAGGGTCCCCTACCACCACCCGAAGCTTATGGAGTGCAACACATGATGCCTTCTGAGCAGAAGGCTTTCTTAAAGTGGCATGAGGAGAATAAGACAAAAACCTTCAACCTGCAGCGAGAATTGGCTGCCTACTGCCAgcaggatgttaacatcctggTACAGGCCTGCACAAAGTATCGCCATGAAATTATGACCCTGACAAAGAAGAGGGTGAAAGGGTACGACGGGGAATATGAATGGTTTGCCATAGACCCTCTTCAATACCCCACCCTAGCTGGCGTGTGTCTTAGCATGTACAAGTtcaaatttctggagaaaaataaaatagcaatcccACATCCAGACAACTATCACCGCCAGTGCAAACGCTATTCATCTGCATCGATACAGTGGCTGTCTTATATTGCCCATAAAGAAAAAACCAGGGTACAGCACGCCTTGAATGGTGGAGAAATTTGTATCGATTCTCTTTATGTAGATGGTTATATGGTTCTTAACGGCAGGGGCATATGTTTAGAGTTCCTGGGATGTTTTTTCCACGGCTGTGCCCTCTGTTACCATTCTGAGGATTGGAATCCTCTGTTAGGAAAAACCTATGGGGCTCTTTTCAATGCTACACAGGAAAGGACAGCCGTTTTGAGAAGCAAGGGTTTTGAAGTCAGATCAATTTGGGAGCATGAATGGAAAGAGATGGTGAGAAACGACAACGATGTCAAAAATTACCTTGCTTCAGCTGATTTTCCAGATCCCTTAGCACCTAGGGATGCTCTCTTTGGGGGTCGTACAAACGCGATCCGTTTGTACTACAGAGCTAAACCGGGAGAGCAAATTCTTTACTATGATTTTACCAGCCTTTACCCCTATGTCAACAAAACTAAAGAGTACCCTCTGGGGCACCCCAAAATCATATATGAGAATTTTGAGCCTGTGACTGCCTACTTTGGTATCGTAAAGGCAAAAATCTCACCACCTAGAGgcctcttttttccagttttgccAGCCAGGATTGGTGGAAAACTTATGTTTGTGCTGTGTGCCGCCTGTGCAGAAAGCAGCCAGAGAACCCCTTGTGAACATACCGATGAGGAGAGAGCTTTGACGGGGACCTGGTGTACTATAGAACTGAATGTAGCCATAAATAAGGGGTACAAGGTTGTGAAAATCTTTGAGGTAtggcattttgaaaacagatcGGATGAACTGTTTTCAGATTACATGAAGCTGCACCTTCGCCACAAACAGGAGGCATCAGGCTATCCCTCGTGGTGTGTCAGCGAggcagataaaaacaaatatattgctgATTATGAACAGAAAGAGGGTATAACCCTACGTAAAGATAAAATTGCTGTAAACCCCGCAAAAAGACAGATTGCCAAGCTGTTTCTAAACTCTCTGTGGGGTAAGTTTGGTCAGAGAACGAATCTGCCTAACACTCAGGTGGTCAGAGATCCGGATGAATATTTCAACCTCTTATTTTCAGAGTCTTACAAAGTGTCCATGTTTGAATTTTTGGCGGATGATGCTATCTGTGTGTCATGGAAACATGCGACTGACAGATTAACCACCAAGGGTAGGAAAAATGAATTCATAGCCTGCTTTACCACAGCTTATGCACGTCTTGAGCTTTACAACCTGCTTGACAAACTGCAGGATAGAGTTCTTTATCACGATACTGACTCTGTTATTTTTGTACAACGGGAGGGTGAATGGAAACCCTCCTTAGGGGACTACCTGGGGGACCTCACGAGTGAGGTTCCTGAAGGCATGCATATTACAGAATTTGTGTCCGGAGGACCAAAAACGTACGGGTATAAAATCTGTGACGGTAGTGCGTGCATGAAGGTCAAAGGGATCACACTGAATGTGACTaactctgaaaaaattaattttgacagTCTCAAGGATTTGGTTTTTACGTACGCTTCTGACAACCGAGATGGTTCGCTCCGTGAAATAGTGGTAGAGCAGCCAGGCATTGTCAGGGATAAGCGGCAGTGGTTGATTCATACAAAGCTTTTAAGGaaaactcaaaaggtggtttatgacaaaagagtGATTGTCGAAGACTTTAAAACCCTACCTTATGGCTACTGA